One region of Mangifera indica cultivar Alphonso chromosome 3, CATAS_Mindica_2.1, whole genome shotgun sequence genomic DNA includes:
- the LOC123211812 gene encoding kelch domain-containing protein 3-like isoform X2 translates to MIKGMPPTPRDSHSCTTVGDNLYVFGGTDGMNPLRDLHILDTSSHTWISPSVRGEGPEAREGHSAALVGKRLFIFGGCGKSSYTNNEVYYNDLYILNTETFVWKHTTTSGNPPSARDSHTCSSWKNKIIVVGGEDGHDYYLSDVHILDAETLTWTELKTSGQMLPPRAGHATVAFGKNLFVFGGFTDSQNLYDDLYMLDVDTGIWTKVMTMGEGPSARFSVAGDCLDPLKGGVLVFIGGCDKSLEALDDMYYLYTGLANERKFENLSLRKQLKLKCLEQNLTPVNDRALVRIETFTDVQQPMPLSSYGQPRRESYPIYEAVALHGKKTFQAKVTENLPHGYTIETIIDGKPLRGILFANKPIPCALTTNHNPSGKRAAGEGGFMLNGDCNSNSRASKIVKHDAMDHRQEDGLTEMEFTSLETVTATAAPDMKNLPPSDSSQTFKEPVCPEPSVASLNLDNDKTTDIPNSTAEVPSETIQSLEDSALISPKPDDPASTNEGHGDPAQSI, encoded by the exons ATGATAAAGGGCATGCCACCCACTCCACGGGACAGCCATAGTTGTACTACTGTTGGTGACAATCTCTATGTTTTTGGTGGTACTGATGGAATGAACCCTCTTAGAGATTTGCATATATTGGACACTT CTTCACATACATGGATATCACCCAGTGTAAGAGGTGAAGGACCAGAGGCACGGGAGGGTCATAGTGCAGCCCTTGTTGGTAAACGGCTCTTTATATTTGGTGGTTGTGGGAAGTCTTCCTATACTAATAATGAAGTATACTACAATGATCTTTACATACTGAATACAG AGACATTTGTGTGGAAACACACTACAACATCAGGCAATCCCCCATCTGCACGTGATAGCCATACTTGCTCATCTTGGAAGAATAAAATTATCGTGGTTGGTGGTGAAGATGGACATGATTATTATTTGTCAGATGTCCATATCCTTGATGCAG aaACTCTTACTTGGACAGAGCTGAAAACTTCAGGCCAGATGTTGCCACCTCGAGCTGGTCATGCCACGGTTGCGTTTGGAAagaatttatttgtatttgggGGATTTACTGATTCCCAAAATCTATACGATGACCTCTATATGCTTGATGTTG ATACTGGTATATGGACAAAGGTGATGACTATGGGTGAAGGGCCTTCTGCAAGATTTTCTGTGGCTGGTGACTGTTTGGATCCCTTGAAGGGTGGGGTTCTTGTATTCATTGGTGGTTGCGACAAGAGTCTTGAGGCTTTGGATGATATGTATTACCTATACACTG GACTTGCAAATGAGCGAAAGTTTGAGAATTTATCACTAAGGAAGCAGTTGAAGTTAAAATGCCTGGAACAAAATCTTACTCCTGTAAATGACAGGGCTCTGGTTAGAATTGAAACGTTCACTGATGTGCAGCAACCCATGCCTCTGTCAAGTTATGGCCAGCCAA GAAGAGAGAGTTACCCAATATATGAAGCTGTTGCCCTACATGGAAAGAAAACATTTCAAGCTAAGGTTACTGAAAACCTCCCGCATGGATATACCATTGAAACTATTATAGATGGAAAACCTCTTCGTGGAATATTATTTGCAAACAAGCCAATCCCTTGTGCCCTCACAACTAATCATAATCCCAGTGG TAAAAGGGCTGCTGGGGAGGGGGGTTTTATGTTGAATGGTGATTGCAACAGCAATTCAAGAGCTTCTAAAATTGTAAAACATGATGCAATGGATCACAGACAAGAAGATGGTCTCACCGAGATGGAATTCACATCACTGGAGACAGTGACTGCTACTGCTGCTCCTGATATGAAAAATCTGCCACCTTCTGATTCTTCTCAGACTTTTAAG GAGCCAGTATGTCCAGAACCATCAGTTGCTTCTTTGAATTTAGACAACGATAAGACTACTGATATACCGAACTCTACAGCTGAAGTTCCTTCAGAGACAATTCAATCCTTAGAGGATTCTGCACTTATTTCCCCAAAACCAG ATGACCCAGCATCCACCAACGAAGGACATGGTGATCCAGCGCAATCAATTTGA
- the LOC123211812 gene encoding kelch domain-containing protein 3-like isoform X1: MRWEKVQLYTQQAQEYACTEISSSGPGKRWGHTCNAIKGGRFLYVFGGYGKDNCQTNQVHVFDTVNQTWSQPMIKGMPPTPRDSHSCTTVGDNLYVFGGTDGMNPLRDLHILDTSSHTWISPSVRGEGPEAREGHSAALVGKRLFIFGGCGKSSYTNNEVYYNDLYILNTETFVWKHTTTSGNPPSARDSHTCSSWKNKIIVVGGEDGHDYYLSDVHILDAETLTWTELKTSGQMLPPRAGHATVAFGKNLFVFGGFTDSQNLYDDLYMLDVDTGIWTKVMTMGEGPSARFSVAGDCLDPLKGGVLVFIGGCDKSLEALDDMYYLYTGLANERKFENLSLRKQLKLKCLEQNLTPVNDRALVRIETFTDVQQPMPLSSYGQPRRESYPIYEAVALHGKKTFQAKVTENLPHGYTIETIIDGKPLRGILFANKPIPCALTTNHNPSGKRAAGEGGFMLNGDCNSNSRASKIVKHDAMDHRQEDGLTEMEFTSLETVTATAAPDMKNLPPSDSSQTFKEPVCPEPSVASLNLDNDKTTDIPNSTAEVPSETIQSLEDSALISPKPDDPASTNEGHGDPAQSI; the protein is encoded by the exons atgaggTGGGAAAAGGTGCAGCTTTATACCCAACAAGCTCAAGAATATGCTTGCACTGAAATATCAAGTTCGGGGCCCGGCAAGAGATGGGGTCACACCTGTAACGCTATTAAAGGTGGCAGATTTCTCTATGTTTTCGGCGGTTATGGCAAAGACAACTGCCAGACTAACCAAGTTCATGTTTTTGATACTG TTAATCAGACTTGGAGCCAGCCAATGATAAAGGGCATGCCACCCACTCCACGGGACAGCCATAGTTGTACTACTGTTGGTGACAATCTCTATGTTTTTGGTGGTACTGATGGAATGAACCCTCTTAGAGATTTGCATATATTGGACACTT CTTCACATACATGGATATCACCCAGTGTAAGAGGTGAAGGACCAGAGGCACGGGAGGGTCATAGTGCAGCCCTTGTTGGTAAACGGCTCTTTATATTTGGTGGTTGTGGGAAGTCTTCCTATACTAATAATGAAGTATACTACAATGATCTTTACATACTGAATACAG AGACATTTGTGTGGAAACACACTACAACATCAGGCAATCCCCCATCTGCACGTGATAGCCATACTTGCTCATCTTGGAAGAATAAAATTATCGTGGTTGGTGGTGAAGATGGACATGATTATTATTTGTCAGATGTCCATATCCTTGATGCAG aaACTCTTACTTGGACAGAGCTGAAAACTTCAGGCCAGATGTTGCCACCTCGAGCTGGTCATGCCACGGTTGCGTTTGGAAagaatttatttgtatttgggGGATTTACTGATTCCCAAAATCTATACGATGACCTCTATATGCTTGATGTTG ATACTGGTATATGGACAAAGGTGATGACTATGGGTGAAGGGCCTTCTGCAAGATTTTCTGTGGCTGGTGACTGTTTGGATCCCTTGAAGGGTGGGGTTCTTGTATTCATTGGTGGTTGCGACAAGAGTCTTGAGGCTTTGGATGATATGTATTACCTATACACTG GACTTGCAAATGAGCGAAAGTTTGAGAATTTATCACTAAGGAAGCAGTTGAAGTTAAAATGCCTGGAACAAAATCTTACTCCTGTAAATGACAGGGCTCTGGTTAGAATTGAAACGTTCACTGATGTGCAGCAACCCATGCCTCTGTCAAGTTATGGCCAGCCAA GAAGAGAGAGTTACCCAATATATGAAGCTGTTGCCCTACATGGAAAGAAAACATTTCAAGCTAAGGTTACTGAAAACCTCCCGCATGGATATACCATTGAAACTATTATAGATGGAAAACCTCTTCGTGGAATATTATTTGCAAACAAGCCAATCCCTTGTGCCCTCACAACTAATCATAATCCCAGTGG TAAAAGGGCTGCTGGGGAGGGGGGTTTTATGTTGAATGGTGATTGCAACAGCAATTCAAGAGCTTCTAAAATTGTAAAACATGATGCAATGGATCACAGACAAGAAGATGGTCTCACCGAGATGGAATTCACATCACTGGAGACAGTGACTGCTACTGCTGCTCCTGATATGAAAAATCTGCCACCTTCTGATTCTTCTCAGACTTTTAAG GAGCCAGTATGTCCAGAACCATCAGTTGCTTCTTTGAATTTAGACAACGATAAGACTACTGATATACCGAACTCTACAGCTGAAGTTCCTTCAGAGACAATTCAATCCTTAGAGGATTCTGCACTTATTTCCCCAAAACCAG ATGACCCAGCATCCACCAACGAAGGACATGGTGATCCAGCGCAATCAATTTGA
- the LOC123211813 gene encoding protein SPIRAL1-like 2, with the protein MGRGVSSGGGQSSLGYLFGSGEAPKPTANTSEAPKVQADAAKPTAAAPAAAVPSASPPLADAGKQIPAGVPGNNANNYFRADGQNCGNFLTDRPTTKVHAAPGGGSSLNYLFGGDGK; encoded by the exons ATGGGTCGTGGAGTCAGCAGCGGTGGGGGGCAGAGTTCTTTGGGTTACCTTTTTGGCAGTGGAGAGGCCCCAAAGCCTACTGCAAACACTAGTGAAGCTCCTAAGGTCCAGGCAGACGCTGCAAAGCCTACAGCTGCTGCACCAGCGGCTGCCGTGCCATCAGCCTCTCCGCCATTGGCAGATGCTGGTAAGCAGATTCCGGCTGGGGTTCCAGGGAACAATGCTAACAACTACTTCCGTGCTGATGGCCAGAACTGTGGCAATTTCCTCACA GATCGGCCCACAACTAAGGTGCATGCAGCTCCAGGCGGTGGGTCTTCCTTGAATTACCTTTTCGGCGGTGATGGTAAGTGA